A window from Pseudomonas sp. MRSN 12121 encodes these proteins:
- a CDS encoding SLC13 family permease → MSPLILMLTAGAGIALLLLLVLKYKFQPFVALMLVSILVALVAGVKPADLVATIEGGMGKTLGHIAIIIALGAMIGRIIELSGGAEALAKSLIQRFGNRRTPLALTIAGFIIGVPVFFEVGVIILMPLAYGVARRARKPLLVFALPMCAALLTVHAFLPPHPGAVAAASQLGADLGRVLMFGLPITALLCYVGYRVAARMTRRFYPMTDDIRAEVYGPHVTNDDLRAWTNGQAQDPQQAQVAASHMGLEESTGAIVAKLPPAPAPGFGLIVSLILLPIVLILLGTLSTSLLPPESTLRGVMTVLGAPLVALLIDTLLCAWLLGTRRGWSRSQVSDVIGSALPGVAMVILIAGAGGVFGKVLVDTGIGAVVSDLLRTTGLPVLALGFLLTMLLRAVQGSTTVALVTTAGIISPLIATLDLSANHMALLCLAMGGGGLAMSHINDAGYWIFTKLAGLNVADGLRTWTVITTLLGTLGFCITLLIWPFV, encoded by the coding sequence ATGAGCCCGCTGATCCTGATGTTGACGGCCGGCGCGGGCATCGCGCTGCTGCTGTTGCTGGTGCTCAAGTACAAGTTCCAGCCCTTCGTCGCGCTGATGCTGGTGAGCATCCTGGTGGCGCTGGTGGCCGGGGTGAAGCCGGCCGACCTGGTGGCGACCATCGAAGGCGGCATGGGCAAGACCCTGGGGCATATCGCGATCATCATCGCCCTCGGCGCCATGATCGGGCGGATCATCGAGCTGTCCGGCGGCGCCGAGGCCCTGGCCAAGTCGCTGATCCAGCGTTTCGGCAACCGCCGCACGCCGCTGGCGCTGACCATCGCCGGCTTCATCATCGGCGTGCCGGTGTTCTTCGAGGTCGGGGTGATCATCCTCATGCCGCTGGCCTACGGCGTGGCCCGCCGGGCGCGCAAGCCGCTGCTGGTGTTCGCCTTGCCGATGTGCGCGGCGCTGCTCACCGTGCACGCGTTTCTGCCGCCGCATCCGGGCGCCGTGGCCGCGGCCAGCCAGCTGGGCGCCGACCTGGGCCGAGTGCTGATGTTCGGCCTGCCGATCACCGCGCTGCTGTGCTACGTCGGCTACCGCGTGGCCGCCCGCATGACCCGGCGTTTCTACCCGATGACCGATGACATCCGCGCCGAAGTCTATGGCCCGCACGTGACCAACGACGACCTGCGCGCCTGGACCAACGGCCAGGCCCAGGACCCGCAACAGGCGCAGGTGGCGGCCTCGCACATGGGCCTGGAGGAATCCACCGGCGCCATCGTCGCCAAGCTGCCGCCGGCACCGGCGCCGGGCTTCGGCCTGATCGTCAGCCTGATCCTGCTGCCGATCGTGCTGATCCTGCTGGGCACCCTGAGCACTTCGCTGCTGCCACCCGAGTCGACCCTGCGTGGGGTGATGACGGTGCTCGGCGCGCCGCTGGTGGCGCTGCTGATCGATACCTTGCTGTGCGCCTGGCTGCTCGGTACGCGCCGCGGCTGGAGCCGCAGCCAGGTGTCGGACGTGATCGGCTCGGCGCTGCCGGGCGTGGCCATGGTGATCCTGATCGCCGGCGCCGGCGGGGTGTTCGGCAAGGTCCTGGTGGACACCGGGATCGGCGCGGTGGTCTCCGACCTGCTGCGCACCACCGGCCTGCCGGTGCTGGCCCTGGGCTTCTTGCTGACCATGCTGCTGCGCGCGGTGCAGGGTTCGACCACCGTGGCCCTGGTGACCACCGCCGGGATCATCAGCCCGCTGATCGCCACCCTCGACCTGAGCGCCAACCACATGGCGCTGCTGTGCCTGGCCATGGGCGGTGGCGGGCTGGCGATGTCGCATATCAACGACGCTGGCTACTGGATCTTCACCAAGCTCGCCGGGCTCAACGTGGCCGATGGCCTGCGCACCTGGACCGTCATCACCACCTTGCTCGGCACCCTGGGCTTCTGTATTACCTTGCTGATCTGGCCTTTTGTCTGA
- a CDS encoding aldolase, producing the protein MSRAASKEQALREEICDVGGSLYQRGYTVGSAGNISARLDDGWLITPTDACLGRLDPAAIAKVNRAGEWVSGDKPSKTLALHRQVYDRNPSVGGVVHTHSTHLVALTLAGVWQPDDILPPLTPYQVMKVGHIPLIGYQRPGSPRVAEQVAQLANRVRGVMLERLGPVVWESSVAKASYALEELEETARLWLMSHPRPRPLDQAALDELRESFGAHW; encoded by the coding sequence ATGAGCCGCGCCGCCAGCAAGGAACAGGCGCTGCGCGAAGAGATCTGCGACGTCGGCGGCAGCCTCTACCAGCGCGGCTACACCGTGGGCAGCGCCGGCAACATCAGCGCGCGCCTCGACGATGGCTGGCTGATTACCCCGACCGACGCCTGCCTCGGTCGCCTCGACCCGGCCGCCATCGCCAAGGTCAACCGGGCGGGGGAGTGGGTGTCCGGCGACAAGCCGTCCAAGACCCTGGCCCTGCATCGCCAGGTCTACGACCGCAACCCGAGCGTCGGCGGGGTGGTGCACACCCATTCCACCCACCTGGTGGCGCTGACCCTGGCCGGCGTCTGGCAGCCGGACGACATCCTGCCGCCGCTGACGCCGTACCAGGTGATGAAGGTCGGGCACATTCCGCTGATCGGCTACCAGCGTCCGGGCTCGCCCAGGGTCGCCGAGCAGGTGGCGCAACTGGCCAACCGCGTGCGCGGGGTGATGCTCGAGCGCCTGGGACCGGTGGTCTGGGAAAGCTCGGTGGCCAAGGCCAGCTATGCCCTCGAAGAATTGGAAGAAACCGCGCGCCTGTGGCTGATGAGCCACCCCAGGCCGCGACCGCTGGACCAGGCAGCCCTGGATGAGCTGCGCGAGAGTTTCGGCGCGCACTGGTAG
- the otnK gene encoding 3-oxo-tetronate kinase, translated as MTHSTARPLLGCIADDFTGATDLANMLVRGGMRTVQSIGIPSREVAAGLDADAIVIALKSRTLPVAEAVEQSLAALDWLRQQGCEQIFFKYCSTFDSTAAGNIGQVSEALLKALGSDFTLACPAFPENGRTIFRGHLFVQDQLLNESGMQHHPLTPMTDANLVRVLQAQTRHPVGLLRYDSIAAGVAAVRAKIAELREQGIGMAVADALSDQDLYTLGEACADLPLLTGGSGLALGLPGNFRRAGKLRAFDAAALPVVAGGEVVLAGSASVATIGQVAAWLEADRPALRIDPLALAAGEPVVAQALAFARDSGQTVLIYATSTPAEVKAVQQQLGVERAGALVENALGAIAAGLRQSGVRRFVIAGGETSGAVVKALGVSLLQIGAQIDPGVPATVSSAAEPLALALKSGNFGSRDFFAKALAQLAAGAQ; from the coding sequence ATGACCCATTCCACCGCACGCCCGCTGCTGGGCTGCATCGCCGACGACTTCACCGGCGCCACGGACCTGGCCAACATGCTGGTGCGCGGCGGCATGCGCACGGTGCAGAGCATCGGCATTCCGAGCCGCGAAGTGGCGGCCGGGCTCGACGCCGACGCCATCGTCATCGCCCTCAAGTCGCGCACCCTGCCGGTTGCCGAGGCGGTCGAGCAATCCCTCGCCGCGCTGGACTGGCTGCGCCAGCAGGGCTGCGAGCAGATCTTCTTCAAGTACTGCTCGACCTTCGATTCCACCGCCGCCGGCAATATCGGCCAGGTCAGCGAGGCCCTGCTCAAGGCCCTCGGCAGCGACTTCACCCTGGCGTGCCCGGCGTTCCCGGAGAACGGCCGGACGATTTTCCGCGGCCACCTGTTCGTCCAGGACCAGTTGCTCAACGAGTCGGGCATGCAGCATCACCCGCTGACGCCGATGACCGACGCCAACCTGGTGCGCGTGCTGCAGGCCCAGACCCGGCACCCGGTCGGCCTGCTGCGCTACGACAGCATCGCCGCGGGTGTCGCCGCGGTGCGGGCGAAGATCGCCGAACTGCGCGAGCAGGGGATCGGCATGGCCGTCGCCGATGCGCTGTCCGACCAGGATCTCTACACCCTCGGCGAGGCCTGCGCCGACCTGCCGCTGCTCACCGGCGGCTCGGGCCTGGCCCTGGGCCTGCCGGGCAATTTCCGCCGGGCCGGCAAGCTGCGCGCGTTCGACGCGGCGGCGCTGCCGGTGGTCGCGGGCGGCGAGGTGGTACTGGCCGGCAGCGCCTCGGTGGCGACCATCGGCCAGGTCGCGGCCTGGCTCGAGGCCGATCGCCCGGCGCTGCGCATCGACCCCCTGGCCCTGGCGGCCGGCGAGCCGGTGGTGGCGCAGGCCCTGGCCTTTGCCCGCGACAGTGGGCAGACCGTATTGATCTACGCCACCAGCACCCCGGCCGAGGTCAAGGCGGTGCAGCAACAGCTCGGCGTCGAGCGTGCCGGCGCCCTGGTGGAGAACGCCCTGGGCGCGATCGCCGCGGGCCTGCGCCAGAGTGGCGTGCGGCGCTTCGTGATCGCCGGTGGCGAAACCTCCGGCGCGGTGGTCAAGGCCCTCGGGGTCAGCCTGTTGCAGATCGGCGCGCAGATCGATCCTGGCGTGCCGGCCACGGTCAGCAGTGCCGCCGAGCCCTTGGCCCTGGCCTTGAAGTCCGGCAATTTCGGCAGCCGCGACTTTTTCGCCAAGGCCCTCGCGCAACTCGCGGCGGGTGCCCAATGA
- the otnI gene encoding 2-oxo-tetronate isomerase has protein sequence MPRFAANLSMLYPQHEFLDRFAAAAADGFEAVEYLFPYDYSPQALKQRLDDNGLVQALFNAPPGDWAAGERGLATLPGREAQFREGFDRALEYAAVLGNSRIHVMAGLLPAEELRARHHAVYLENLAYATAAAAKVGVTVLLEPINTRDMPGFFLNRQDQAQAICQEVGASNLKVQFDCYHCQIVEGDLATKLRRDFAGIGHIQIAGVPDRHEPDLGELNYPYLFALLDQLGYDGWVGCEYRPRGDTSAGLQWLRDWRAV, from the coding sequence ATGCCGCGTTTTGCTGCCAACCTAAGCATGCTCTACCCGCAACACGAGTTCCTCGACCGTTTCGCCGCCGCCGCGGCCGACGGTTTCGAGGCGGTGGAGTACCTATTCCCCTACGACTACAGCCCCCAGGCGCTCAAGCAGCGCCTGGACGACAACGGCCTGGTCCAGGCCCTGTTCAACGCCCCGCCCGGCGACTGGGCGGCGGGCGAGCGGGGCCTCGCGACCCTGCCGGGGCGCGAGGCGCAGTTCCGTGAGGGCTTCGACCGCGCCCTGGAGTACGCCGCGGTGCTGGGCAATTCGCGGATTCATGTGATGGCCGGCCTGCTGCCCGCGGAAGAGCTACGTGCGCGCCATCACGCGGTGTACCTGGAGAACCTGGCCTACGCCACCGCCGCGGCGGCCAAGGTCGGCGTCACCGTGCTGCTGGAACCGATCAACACCCGCGACATGCCGGGCTTTTTCCTCAACCGCCAGGACCAGGCCCAGGCGATCTGCCAGGAGGTCGGCGCGAGCAACCTCAAGGTGCAGTTCGACTGCTACCACTGCCAGATCGTCGAGGGCGACTTGGCGACCAAGCTGCGTCGCGATTTCGCCGGCATCGGCCATATCCAGATCGCCGGCGTGCCGGACCGGCATGAGCCGGACCTGGGCGAGCTGAACTACCCGTACCTGTTCGCGCTGCTGGACCAGCTGGGCTACGACGGCTGGGTCGGTTGCGAATACCGTCCGCGCGGCGATACCTCGGCCGGCCTGCAATGGCTGCGGGACTGGCGCGCCGTGTGA